A window of the Microbulbifer aggregans genome harbors these coding sequences:
- a CDS encoding TSUP family transporter, with amino-acid sequence MPELGDLTPLTYLLLTAVGFAAGFISSIAGAGGMITLPALLWAGIPPLDALGTNKFQSVFGTLSSTHNYFRSGHLDFRPLWPGLLAAVVGAALGTWTVTRLGGEQLQTLLPILLIAIAIYFAISPRIADVDSQPRMSNGLFNLLIGGGVGFYGGFFGPGMGSIYALAFAALLGYNMRRATAHTKPLVLATNFTSMVIFIAGGHLLLGLALCMGLAQMIGARLGSNMVIARGAMLVRPAIILATVAIAIKLLLEA; translated from the coding sequence CAGCAGTGGGATTCGCGGCGGGGTTCATCAGCTCCATCGCCGGTGCCGGCGGCATGATCACGCTGCCGGCATTGCTCTGGGCCGGCATCCCGCCGCTGGATGCGCTGGGCACGAATAAGTTCCAGAGCGTGTTCGGCACGCTGTCGTCGACTCATAACTATTTTCGCTCCGGCCATCTGGATTTTCGCCCACTGTGGCCGGGGCTGCTGGCGGCGGTGGTCGGCGCCGCGCTGGGTACCTGGACGGTGACCCGGCTGGGAGGCGAGCAGCTGCAGACGCTGCTGCCGATCCTGTTAATCGCGATTGCCATCTACTTTGCCATCTCGCCGCGTATCGCCGATGTGGACAGTCAGCCGCGAATGAGTAATGGCTTGTTCAACCTGCTGATCGGTGGCGGGGTGGGGTTTTACGGCGGCTTTTTCGGGCCGGGGATGGGCTCCATCTACGCACTGGCCTTCGCTGCCCTGTTGGGTTACAACATGCGGCGGGCCACTGCGCACACCAAGCCACTAGTACTGGCCACCAATTTCACCTCCATGGTGATCTTTATTGCCGGCGGCCACCTGCTTCTGGGGCTGGCGCTCTGTATGGGCCTGGCCCAGATGATCGGTGCCCGGCTGGGCTCGAACATGGTGATCGCCCGCGGCGCGATGCTGGTGCGGCCGGCCATTATTCTGGCCACGGTGGCGATTGCGATCAAACTACTGCTGGAGGCATGA
- a CDS encoding M20/M25/M40 family metallo-hydrolase gives MKLRPLLAMTGGFLAALAVTTATAKPLSQEDLSVAEVLRDRALESSDAYSIVESLTVEVGPRPAGSEGDRRAVAWAQEKMKALGFDRVYTEQIEVPRWNRGHAHARVVSPFPQPLVVTSLGYSVGTPEQGLTAEIVEFGDVSELIAAPADKVRGKIAFINKRMERTRTGEGYGPAVGGRSRGMRAAAEKEAAALMIRSVGTDSDRFAHTGMMSIDGVENPVPALALSAPDANLLEAMLKRGQPVVVNLDVHNQRLEDGPSFNVIGEITGREKPEEVMIIGAHLDSWDEGTGALDDGAGVAIVMETARMIAELPQRPRRTLRVILYGAEEIGLVGSKQYVEAHQDELDNIIGVSESDFGAGKIWRFDTRLPETKFDIADQMMQLLAPLGIERGNNQSSGGPDSSVFVARGVPAFGLYQDGSDYFDYHHTPNDTLDKVDPEILKQNVAAWVVMSFLASEMEGDLGRVPTDN, from the coding sequence ATGAAACTCAGACCCCTGCTGGCAATGACCGGCGGATTCCTCGCCGCGCTTGCCGTCACCACGGCCACCGCCAAGCCCCTGTCCCAGGAAGATCTCTCCGTGGCCGAGGTGCTACGGGATCGCGCGCTGGAGTCTTCCGATGCATACAGCATCGTGGAGTCCCTGACCGTTGAGGTGGGCCCGCGTCCGGCAGGTTCCGAGGGCGACCGCCGCGCGGTGGCCTGGGCTCAGGAAAAGATGAAGGCGCTGGGCTTCGACCGGGTCTACACCGAGCAGATCGAAGTGCCGCGCTGGAATCGCGGCCATGCCCACGCACGTGTGGTTTCTCCGTTCCCGCAGCCGCTGGTAGTGACCTCCCTGGGTTACAGCGTCGGCACCCCGGAACAGGGGCTGACCGCCGAGATCGTCGAGTTCGGCGATGTGAGCGAACTGATCGCGGCACCGGCAGACAAAGTCCGCGGCAAGATCGCCTTTATCAATAAGCGCATGGAGCGCACCCGCACCGGTGAAGGCTATGGCCCTGCTGTGGGTGGACGCAGCCGTGGTATGCGCGCTGCCGCCGAAAAAGAGGCCGCGGCACTGATGATCCGCTCTGTGGGCACCGACTCCGATCGCTTTGCCCACACCGGCATGATGTCCATCGACGGGGTCGAAAACCCGGTGCCGGCCCTGGCCCTGTCCGCCCCGGACGCCAACCTCCTGGAAGCCATGCTGAAGCGCGGCCAGCCGGTAGTGGTGAACCTGGACGTGCACAACCAGCGTCTGGAAGACGGCCCCTCCTTCAACGTGATCGGTGAGATCACCGGCCGCGAGAAGCCCGAGGAAGTGATGATCATCGGTGCCCACCTGGATTCCTGGGATGAGGGTACCGGCGCACTGGACGACGGCGCTGGTGTAGCCATTGTGATGGAAACCGCCCGCATGATTGCGGAGCTGCCGCAGCGCCCGCGTCGCACCCTGCGTGTGATCCTGTACGGCGCCGAGGAAATCGGCCTGGTGGGTTCCAAGCAGTACGTTGAAGCGCATCAGGACGAGCTGGACAACATCATTGGCGTGTCCGAATCCGACTTCGGTGCCGGCAAGATCTGGCGTTTTGACACCCGCCTGCCGGAGACCAAGTTCGATATCGCCGACCAGATGATGCAGCTGCTGGCCCCGCTGGGCATCGAGCGCGGTAACAATCAGTCCTCTGGCGGCCCGGACAGCAGCGTGTTCGTTGCCCGCGGTGTACCGGCCTTTGGCCTGTATCAGGACGGTAGCGACTACTTCGATTACCACCACACACCCAACGATACCCTGGATAAGGTAGACCCTGAGATTCTCAAGCAGAACGTTGCCGCCTGGGTGGTGATGTCCTTCCTCGCCTCTGAAATGGAAGGCGACCTGGGGCGGGTGCCGACCGACAATTGA